The nucleotide sequence TCAAAAAGCCTGTTTGTATTTTGAAATGATTATCTCATTTTGGATACTGCTTTTGCAACATCGCTTTCGGGTAGTTTACAAGCACCTTCTACACAAATGTAAATGTCGGTTTGGTTGGGCATAAATCTGCTTTCTAAAAGCGGTATTTTGCTCTCGGTGGTTGCTCCAGCAAAAAGGACGTTGGGCAAATAATAGCTTTGTAGGGCTTTTATTTTTTGAACCGCTTCAGGACCAGAAACCGCAACTTCATAATAGGTATCCGTGTAATTGAGCATCAAGTCGAGCCAGTTGTAGTACTCCACAGGAAATGCAATGGCGTCTTTCTTGACGTTGTTCAACATTTGTTTTGCTATTTTGCTGTAATTCGCCTCCGAAAAGTAATGTCCTAATTGGAATAAATTCTTTGCCATTGTTGAGTTAGACCCCGGAATAACATTATCTTGAATTTCCATTTTTTTAGTAATTAGGTTTTTGGCATTTTTAGAAGTGAAGAAAAACATATGCGTTTTTGTATCAAAAAAATTAGCTAAACTATATTTTGTCAATGCATTGGCTTGACGGAGCCATTTTTCGTCCAGTGTTACTTGGTACAAACTGATATAGGCGTCAATCACAGCAGCATAATCTTCAGAAAAACCGTCGATGGTACTTTTACCTTCTTTGTAATTGTGGTACAAACTACCGTCTTTTTGGGTTTGATTTTTTAGAATAAATTGGGCGTTTTTGATGGCTACTTCTAAATAATGAGGTTTTTTTAAAGCTTTGTACGCTTGCACATATCCTTTGAGCATCATGGCATTCCATGAGGTTAGTGTTTTATCATCTAGGTGCGGACGGTTTCTTTTGCTACGCACTTTTAATAAGGTTTGTTTCCATTTTTTTACTTTACTGGCTAATGCAACTGGCGATACCGAATGGCTTTTTGCGAAAGCAACATCAGATTGAGTTTTGATAAGTACATATTGGTTGTGTTCCCAGAATCCTGTTTTATTAATATTGTAATAGTCTTTGAATAAATCAAAATCAGTTTTTAGGACTGCTTTTAATTCGGTTATTTCCCAACTGTAGAAAGCGCCTTCTTCGAGTTTGTTGTTTTTATTTTTACTGTCAGCATCAAGGGAGGAGTAAAAAGCACCATTATCATTAGTCAATTCTCGGTCTACAAAAGTTAGGGTTTCCTCAATAATTTGCTTGTAAGTTGGATTTTTAGTTGCTAAATACGCATCAGCATACAAACTCACGAGTTGGGCGTTGTCGTACAGCATTTTTTCAAAATGAGGAATATGCCAATCTTCATCTACGGAGTATCGTGAAAAGCCACCACCTACTTGGTCGTAAATTCCACCATTTGCCAAGGCTTGAAGGGTAGTTTCTACATAATTTCGCCATTGCGCATCCTTATTTTGATGAGCATAACGCAATAGGAAATGCAAGGCTTTAGGCATTGGGAATTTAGGCGCTCCCATCAATCCTCCTTTATTAGGGTCAATGTGTTTGTTCCATTCGGTTAGGGCTTGGGTGACTTCATCGGACTTAAATTCAGCCTGAGCTGTATTGAATTTTATTTGTTCTGATTCTTTGATTCCGCCTAACAATTTTGTTGCGTATTCTGCTGCTTTTGCAGGGTCTTTTTTGTAGAAATCATTTACTTGTAGTAGGATTTTTTTCCAATCTTCTTTTGGGAAATAGGTACCACCAAAAATTGGGCGACCATCAGGAAGAGCAATGCAATTGAGTGGCCATCCGCCGCTACCACTGATGAGTTGAACGGCATTCATATAGATTTGGTCAATATCAGGACGTTCTTCGCGATCGACTTTGATAGAGATAAAATTATCGTTCATGATTTTAGCAACCGAATCGTTTTCAAAACTTTCTTCTTCCATAACATGGCACCAGTGACAAGCCGAATACCCCACGGAAATGATGATGAGTTTATTCTCTTTTTTGGCTAA is from Flavobacterium sp. NG2 and encodes:
- a CDS encoding thioredoxin domain-containing protein — protein: MSCKKNTSQENHKYTNDLIHETSPYLLQHAHNPVNWKAWNPETLALAKKENKLIIISVGYSACHWCHVMEEESFENDSVAKIMNDNFISIKVDREERPDIDQIYMNAVQLISGSGGWPLNCIALPDGRPIFGGTYFPKEDWKKILLQVNDFYKKDPAKAAEYATKLLGGIKESEQIKFNTAQAEFKSDEVTQALTEWNKHIDPNKGGLMGAPKFPMPKALHFLLRYAHQNKDAQWRNYVETTLQALANGGIYDQVGGGFSRYSVDEDWHIPHFEKMLYDNAQLVSLYADAYLATKNPTYKQIIEETLTFVDRELTNDNGAFYSSLDADSKNKNNKLEEGAFYSWEITELKAVLKTDFDLFKDYYNINKTGFWEHNQYVLIKTQSDVAFAKSHSVSPVALASKVKKWKQTLLKVRSKRNRPHLDDKTLTSWNAMMLKGYVQAYKALKKPHYLEVAIKNAQFILKNQTQKDGSLYHNYKEGKSTIDGFSEDYAAVIDAYISLYQVTLDEKWLRQANALTKYSLANFFDTKTHMFFFTSKNAKNLITKKMEIQDNVIPGSNSTMAKNLFQLGHYFSEANYSKIAKQMLNNVKKDAIAFPVEYYNWLDLMLNYTDTYYEVAVSGPEAVQKIKALQSYYLPNVLFAGATTESKIPLLESRFMPNQTDIYICVEGACKLPESDVAKAVSKMR